The candidate division WOR-3 bacterium genome has a segment encoding these proteins:
- a CDS encoding exonuclease: MNSSVRAYVDIETTGLNRYQYDLTVVGICLELGRSRKVFQFYDATLTRKNVLEAVKHADVLYTFNGERFDLPFIGHHLGLDLAKHLEHRDLMYHCWDRGLRGGQKSIERQLGIGRKTAGLDGADAVDLWFDYREGGSRRALSKLLRYNAEDVTNLARIRSKLVL; encoded by the coding sequence ATGAACTCCTCCGTACGCGCGTATGTTGACATCGAGACCACTGGGCTGAACCGGTATCAGTACGACCTGACTGTTGTCGGCATCTGCCTTGAGCTGGGGCGGAGCCGCAAGGTGTTTCAGTTCTACGACGCGACTCTGACTCGCAAAAACGTCCTTGAAGCTGTGAAGCATGCAGACGTGCTCTACACCTTCAACGGAGAGCGGTTCGACCTGCCGTTCATTGGACATCATCTTGGACTTGATCTGGCCAAGCATTTGGAGCACCGTGACCTTATGTATCACTGCTGGGACCGCGGTCTTCGAGGTGGACAGAAGTCTATCGAGCGCCAGCTCGGTATCGGTCGCAAGACCGCCGGTCTCGATGGTGCCGATGCTGTAGACCTGTGGTTTGACTACAGGGAAGGCGGCAGCAGACGCGCTCTCAGTAAGCTACTCAGATACAATGCAGAGGACGTCACCAACCTGGCGCGCATCCGGAGCAAGCTCGTCCTCTGA
- a CDS encoding restriction endonuclease, SacI family: protein MAIDYAKARRLLDAALPKAEAALLQKSPPDIGDDIKADFDVVFSSKTQSYREVLLGCTLARALDRSIDITLPYVAHGEHAFNGRTLDKEVVNSFLHDNRMPSSTGPYLNVFRRQVRFDSNTRAGLKDKSGYDVLLRLMKTLVAISDKKGVLDFLVYQVYRFGLLREEADVPVSRVHRVSLEQYKTLIYDMMDTPSEGRFPVFLVAAAFEAIKEYLNLDWEISVQGINVADSQSGAWGDIAVRSGDRVVLAAEVTERQVDRNRVVTTFNTKIASTGLEDYLFFVSSERLAEDAKLQAQRYFSQGHDVNFLEIRQWIYMVLATIGSRGRQAYGKFLLAHIEAESTPSTLKVRWNDILARLLSP, encoded by the coding sequence ATGGCGATCGACTACGCCAAAGCTCGTAGGCTGCTGGACGCGGCACTGCCGAAAGCCGAGGCAGCCCTACTGCAGAAGTCCCCTCCTGATATTGGCGATGACATTAAGGCTGATTTCGATGTCGTCTTCAGTTCAAAGACGCAGTCCTACCGCGAGGTCCTTCTGGGATGTACCCTCGCGCGAGCATTGGATCGTAGCATCGACATAACCCTGCCGTACGTAGCACACGGCGAACACGCCTTCAATGGACGCACCTTGGACAAGGAGGTCGTCAACTCGTTCCTCCACGACAACAGAATGCCAAGTTCGACGGGGCCCTATCTGAACGTTTTCCGCCGACAGGTCCGTTTTGACTCGAATACGCGAGCCGGACTGAAGGACAAGAGCGGCTACGACGTTCTTCTTCGGCTCATGAAGACCCTCGTCGCAATCAGTGACAAGAAGGGAGTCTTGGACTTCCTTGTTTATCAGGTCTACAGATTCGGTCTGCTGCGCGAGGAGGCAGATGTACCCGTGTCGCGCGTTCATCGTGTCAGCTTGGAGCAGTACAAGACTCTGATATACGACATGATGGATACACCAAGCGAGGGGAGATTCCCAGTCTTCCTTGTGGCCGCGGCATTCGAGGCTATCAAGGAGTACCTAAACCTCGACTGGGAGATTTCGGTGCAGGGCATCAATGTAGCCGACAGTCAGTCCGGTGCGTGGGGAGACATTGCGGTACGGAGTGGTGACCGCGTCGTCCTCGCGGCCGAGGTGACCGAACGGCAGGTCGACAGGAATAGGGTCGTCACGACATTCAACACGAAGATCGCCTCGACGGGCTTGGAGGACTACCTCTTCTTCGTCAGCTCAGAGCGACTTGCGGAGGACGCGAAGCTTCAGGCACAGCGGTACTTCTCGCAGGGACACGACGTGAACTTCCTGGAAATCCGTCAGTGGATATACATGGTTCTGGCGACAATCGGTTCAAGGGGACGTCAGGCGTATGGCAAGTTCCTGCTGGCACACATTGAGGCAGAGAGTACGCCGAGCACGTTGAAAGTGCGCTGGAACGACATCCTCGCTCGTCTTCTCTCGCCCTAG
- a CDS encoding DNA adenine methylase has product MGLAVGPREKLELFGAESLSEDELVAILLRTGTRGVPVTELAKKVLTEAGGVHGLENATVTQLSGTTGIGRAKATLIKAAFELARRNGATGTSTSAGKKPLGSRRRGERLIPFGWYGGKYSHLDWLLPLLPECTHYCEPFGGSAAVLLNRKPAPVETYNDLDGEVANFFRVLRDKPAELMRAIGLTPFAREEFRQAVDTHARRTSDLQRARLFFVRARQVRTGLAQTASIGRWANCLLTSRAGMSGVISRWLGSVEGLAEVAQRLIRVQIENDGALAVIGRYDSKETLFYCDPPYPHESRGDAKAYGYEMTDDEHRKLSVLLHSAKGKVALSGYACRLQDELYHDWKRHEAPAKVCHSVKQLRSEVLWTNY; this is encoded by the coding sequence ATGGGGCTGGCCGTCGGTCCGAGAGAGAAACTCGAGCTATTCGGCGCTGAGTCCCTGAGCGAAGACGAACTCGTCGCGATTCTCCTTCGCACCGGTACGCGCGGTGTGCCAGTAACCGAGTTGGCAAAGAAGGTCCTGACGGAGGCGGGCGGTGTTCATGGCTTGGAGAATGCCACGGTGACACAGCTTTCAGGCACCACTGGCATTGGCAGAGCCAAGGCGACTCTAATCAAAGCTGCGTTTGAGTTGGCCCGCAGGAATGGGGCGACAGGGACGTCTACGTCTGCGGGAAAGAAGCCTCTTGGTTCACGTCGCCGCGGAGAGAGGCTCATACCCTTTGGCTGGTACGGTGGCAAGTACAGCCATCTGGATTGGTTGTTGCCGCTCCTTCCTGAGTGCACCCACTACTGCGAGCCGTTCGGCGGTTCAGCGGCCGTGCTGCTCAATCGCAAGCCGGCGCCTGTCGAGACGTACAATGATCTAGATGGAGAAGTGGCCAACTTCTTCAGAGTCCTGCGCGACAAGCCGGCGGAACTCATGCGTGCGATAGGTCTCACGCCTTTTGCCCGAGAGGAGTTCAGGCAAGCAGTGGACACTCACGCCAGACGGACCAGCGACCTCCAAAGGGCGCGGCTCTTCTTCGTCCGCGCAAGGCAGGTCAGGACGGGTCTTGCCCAGACGGCGAGTATCGGTCGATGGGCAAACTGCCTGCTCACGAGCCGGGCCGGAATGTCGGGAGTGATATCGCGTTGGTTGGGTAGCGTCGAGGGTCTAGCCGAGGTTGCCCAGAGGCTCATTCGAGTGCAGATCGAGAACGATGGCGCACTTGCCGTCATCGGACGCTACGACAGTAAGGAAACGTTGTTCTACTGTGACCCGCCGTATCCGCATGAGTCGCGAGGCGATGCCAAGGCCTACGGCTACGAGATGACGGACGACGAACACCGCAAGTTGAGCGTGCTGCTGCACTCCGCCAAAGGCAAGGTCGCGTTGTCAGGATACGCATGCAGGCTGCAAGACGAGCTGTACCACGATTGGAAGAGGCACGAGGCTCCAGCTAAGGTGTGCCACTCGGTGAAGCAACTGCGTTCAGAGGTGCTGTGGACGAACTACTAG